In Sphingopyxis sp. 113P3, one DNA window encodes the following:
- a CDS encoding prephenate dehydratase codes for MGSYSASAQRLVDEMKAAALADPARGLAFQGAPGANSDLAARQYDPAALPLPCYAFEDAIEAVREGRVDRAIIPIENSLHGRVADIHFLLPESGLSIVGEHFLPIRYGLMSRDLGPVTRAMSHEQALGQCRNWLRANNISPVAHSDTAGAAAWVADSDEVGLAALAPPHAADLYGLTLHGTGMEDADHNMTRFVVLAREPLATLPEGVPLMTTFIFEVKNVPAALYKALGGFATNGVNMTKLESYQVGGSFAATTFYADIVGAPGEEAVDLALEELDFQTKSLRLLGTYPMARVRG; via the coding sequence ATGGGCAGTTATTCGGCTTCGGCGCAGCGGTTGGTCGATGAAATGAAGGCGGCGGCGCTCGCTGATCCTGCGCGCGGCCTTGCCTTTCAGGGCGCGCCTGGTGCGAACAGCGACCTTGCGGCGCGTCAATATGATCCTGCCGCGCTTCCGCTGCCCTGCTATGCCTTCGAGGACGCGATCGAGGCGGTGCGCGAGGGACGCGTCGACCGCGCGATCATCCCTATTGAAAACAGTCTGCACGGCCGCGTCGCCGACATTCATTTCCTGTTGCCCGAATCCGGCCTGTCGATCGTCGGCGAACATTTCCTGCCGATCCGCTACGGCCTCATGAGCCGCGATCTGGGCCCGGTCACGCGCGCGATGAGTCACGAACAGGCGCTTGGGCAATGCCGCAATTGGCTGCGCGCGAACAATATCTCGCCGGTTGCCCACAGCGACACCGCGGGCGCCGCCGCGTGGGTCGCCGACAGCGATGAGGTGGGGCTAGCGGCGCTCGCACCGCCGCACGCGGCCGACCTTTACGGGCTGACGCTGCACGGCACCGGGATGGAGGATGCCGACCATAATATGACGCGTTTCGTCGTCCTCGCGCGTGAGCCCCTCGCGACGCTGCCCGAGGGTGTACCCTTGATGACCACCTTCATCTTCGAGGTAAAGAATGTGCCCGCCGCGCTCTACAAGGCGCTCGGCGGCTTCGCGACCAACGGCGTCAACATGACCAAGCTGGAAAGCTATCAGGTGGGCGGAAGCTTCGCTGCGACAACCTTCTACGCCGACATCGTCGGCGCTCCGGGCGAAGAGGCGGTTGACCTCGCACTCGAGGAGCTTGATTTCCAGACCAAGTCACTCCGCCTGCTCGGCACCTATCCGATGGCGCGGGTGCGCGGCTGA
- the polA gene encoding DNA polymerase I, with the protein MSDKNHLYLVDGSSYIFRAYHRLPPLTNPHGVPVGAVYGYTTMLWKLAKDLNDAEEPTHLAVILDHSSQSFRNEIYDQYKANRPPPPEDLVPQFPLIRDATRAFSLPCIEMEGFEADDLIASYAEAAVREGWDVTIVSSDKDLMQLVREPAEGPRVDMLDTMKNAHIGLEAVNEKFGVPPELVGDVLALMGDSVDNVPGVRGVGPKTATKLIQEYGSLTAALDGAATMKPSKLRDNLIEHRALAELSRILVDLKRDCPLPDPLDALKLGAIPPEPLKRFLDEHGFRSLSAKLDNGTAPSGPPTLPRKDAAPLTASAVPSTPALPLMPAIDRSLYETVTTIEALDRWIDAARAAHVVAVDTETASLDSVTGTLVGVSLSTGPGKACYIPLGHGGTDMFAERPDQIPVSDALGRLHALFTDEAVLKVGHNLKYDIGVLAQHGIGIAPYDDTLVMSFALDAGKHQHGLDELAKLHLEHTCLSFKEICGTGKAQISFAEVPLDRATAYAAEDAEVAWRLWRLLKLRLPIEGGTRIYEMVDRPLATIVEGMERAGIMVDRDYLARLSGEFANDMLRMEGEIHALAGQPFAIGSPKQLGEILFDKLGLKGGRKGKSGVWSTDQTELERLERDGVPIARKILEWRQLAKLKSTYTDALQEQINPVTGRVHTSYSLVGAQTGRLSSTDPNLQNIPIRTEIGRQIRDAFIAAPGHVLMAADYSQIELRLAAHMADVPELKEAFAQGQDIHAATAIELFGEVNRDTRGKAKTVNFSILYGISRWGLAGRLEITPDEAQALIARYFERFPGISDYIADTLESARAKGYTETLFGRKTWFPRIKAASQNERAGSERAAINAPIQGTSADLIKRAMARMPAALADAGLSDVRMLLQVHDELVFEAPEEKAEAAGEIIRRVMMGAAEPVLTLSVPLEVEIGIGKSWGDAH; encoded by the coding sequence CGCCTATCACCGCCTGCCGCCGTTGACGAACCCCCATGGCGTGCCCGTCGGCGCGGTCTATGGCTACACCACCATGTTATGGAAGCTGGCCAAGGACCTGAATGACGCCGAAGAGCCCACTCACCTCGCCGTCATCCTCGACCATTCGAGCCAGTCGTTCCGCAACGAGATTTACGACCAGTATAAGGCGAACCGGCCGCCGCCGCCTGAGGACCTGGTCCCGCAATTCCCGCTGATCCGTGACGCGACGCGCGCATTTTCACTCCCTTGCATCGAGATGGAGGGCTTCGAGGCCGACGATCTGATCGCAAGCTATGCCGAGGCCGCGGTACGCGAGGGCTGGGACGTGACCATCGTGTCATCGGACAAGGACCTGATGCAGCTCGTTCGCGAGCCCGCCGAGGGACCGCGCGTGGACATGCTCGACACGATGAAGAATGCCCATATCGGGCTGGAGGCGGTGAACGAGAAGTTCGGCGTCCCCCCCGAACTCGTCGGCGACGTGCTCGCGCTGATGGGCGACAGCGTCGACAATGTTCCCGGCGTGCGGGGCGTCGGGCCCAAGACCGCAACCAAGCTGATCCAGGAATATGGCAGCCTGACCGCAGCACTCGACGGTGCAGCGACGATGAAGCCCAGCAAGCTTCGCGACAATCTTATCGAACATCGCGCCTTGGCCGAATTGTCCCGCATTCTCGTCGACCTCAAGCGCGACTGCCCGCTCCCCGACCCCCTCGACGCGCTGAAACTTGGCGCGATCCCGCCGGAGCCGCTCAAGCGGTTCCTCGACGAACATGGCTTCCGGTCGCTTTCGGCGAAGCTCGACAACGGCACGGCGCCCTCGGGTCCGCCGACGCTCCCGCGAAAGGACGCCGCGCCACTTACCGCTTCGGCCGTGCCATCGACACCTGCCCTGCCGCTGATGCCGGCGATCGATCGCTCGCTCTACGAGACCGTCACGACGATCGAGGCGCTCGATCGCTGGATCGACGCAGCGCGGGCGGCGCATGTCGTCGCGGTCGACACCGAGACAGCAAGCCTCGACAGCGTCACCGGCACCCTTGTGGGGGTGAGCCTGTCCACCGGACCGGGCAAGGCATGCTACATTCCGCTCGGCCATGGCGGCACCGACATGTTCGCCGAAAGACCCGATCAGATACCCGTGTCCGACGCGCTCGGCCGTCTTCACGCGCTTTTCACCGACGAGGCGGTGCTGAAGGTTGGGCACAATCTTAAATACGACATCGGCGTGCTCGCGCAGCATGGGATCGGCATCGCGCCCTACGACGATACGCTGGTGATGAGCTTCGCTCTTGACGCAGGCAAGCACCAGCACGGACTCGACGAGCTCGCCAAGCTTCATCTTGAGCACACATGTTTGAGTTTCAAGGAGATCTGCGGGACTGGCAAGGCGCAGATCAGCTTCGCCGAGGTACCACTCGACCGTGCGACCGCCTATGCCGCCGAGGACGCCGAGGTCGCCTGGCGGCTGTGGCGGTTGCTCAAGCTGCGTCTGCCGATCGAGGGCGGCACCCGCATCTACGAAATGGTCGACCGCCCTCTGGCGACAATCGTCGAAGGGATGGAACGCGCGGGCATCATGGTCGACCGCGACTATCTTGCGCGCCTGTCAGGCGAGTTCGCGAACGACATGTTGCGCATGGAGGGCGAGATCCACGCCCTGGCCGGTCAGCCCTTTGCGATCGGCAGCCCGAAGCAACTCGGCGAGATCCTTTTCGACAAGCTGGGACTGAAGGGCGGGCGCAAGGGCAAGTCCGGGGTTTGGTCGACCGACCAGACTGAACTCGAGCGACTCGAACGCGACGGCGTACCGATTGCGCGCAAGATCCTCGAGTGGCGCCAGCTCGCCAAGCTCAAGTCGACCTATACCGACGCGCTTCAGGAACAGATCAACCCGGTGACCGGGCGCGTCCATACAAGCTACAGCCTCGTCGGCGCGCAGACCGGGCGGCTGTCCTCGACCGACCCCAATCTGCAGAATATTCCGATCCGGACCGAGATCGGGCGCCAGATTCGCGATGCCTTCATCGCAGCGCCGGGCCATGTGCTGATGGCGGCGGACTATAGCCAGATCGAGCTGCGCCTCGCTGCGCATATGGCTGACGTGCCCGAACTCAAGGAGGCCTTCGCGCAGGGGCAGGACATTCATGCCGCGACCGCGATCGAATTGTTCGGCGAGGTCAACCGCGACACGCGCGGCAAGGCCAAGACCGTCAACTTCTCAATCCTCTACGGCATCTCGCGCTGGGGTCTTGCCGGACGGCTCGAGATCACGCCCGACGAGGCGCAGGCGCTGATCGCCCGCTATTTCGAGCGCTTTCCCGGCATTTCGGACTATATCGCCGACACGCTCGAGAGCGCGCGCGCCAAGGGCTATACCGAGACACTTTTCGGGCGGAAGACCTGGTTTCCGCGCATCAAGGCGGCGAGCCAGAACGAGCGCGCAGGAAGCGAGCGCGCCGCGATCAACGCGCCGATCCAGGGCACCAGCGCCGATCTCATCAAGCGCGCGATGGCGCGCATGCCGGCAGCGCTCGCCGACGCGGGACTATCGGATGTCAGGATGCTGCTCCAGGTCCACGACGAACTCGTCTTCGAGGCGCCCGAAGAGAAGGCCGAAGCGGCGGGCGAGATCATCCGCCGCGTGATGATGGGCGCCGCCGAACCCGTCCTGACCCTCTCGGTTCCGCTGGAGGTCGAGATCGGGATTGGCAAGAGCTGGGGCGACGCGCATTGA
- a CDS encoding c-type cytochrome: MDNRNNTIAGWVLFAGICALGLSIGTGMLNASHNPEKPGFPIEDADAGAGGGESAVPLANLLAAADPAKGEAVFAKCAACHTINAGGANGIGPNLYGALGKPHGHVPGFAYSDALKSVPGNWDFEGMDAWLTSPRKYAPGTKMSFAGLSNPEDRANLIAYLNTQGSNLPLPPPEAAPAADAEAAAADTEAAPAEGDAAAPPADAAAAPVPAEANK; encoded by the coding sequence ATGGACAATCGCAACAATACAATTGCCGGGTGGGTCTTGTTCGCGGGCATTTGCGCGCTTGGACTGTCGATCGGCACCGGCATGTTGAATGCGAGCCACAATCCCGAAAAGCCCGGCTTCCCGATCGAAGACGCCGACGCCGGCGCAGGCGGGGGCGAATCGGCTGTCCCGCTCGCCAACCTCCTCGCCGCTGCCGACCCGGCAAAGGGTGAAGCGGTGTTCGCAAAATGCGCCGCGTGCCACACGATCAATGCGGGCGGCGCCAACGGCATCGGTCCCAATCTCTATGGCGCGCTCGGCAAGCCGCATGGTCATGTCCCGGGTTTCGCCTATTCGGATGCGCTGAAGTCGGTTCCCGGCAACTGGGACTTCGAAGGCATGGACGCCTGGCTTACCAGCCCACGCAAATATGCCCCCGGCACGAAGATGTCCTTCGCGGGTCTCAGCAACCCCGAGGACCGCGCCAACCTGATCGCCTATCTGAATACACAGGGGTCGAACCTGCCGCTGCCGCCGCCCGAAGCCGCGCCCGCGGCCGATGCCGAGGCTGCGGCAGCCGATACAGAGGCTGCACCCGCCGAGGGCGACGCGGCGGCGCCCCCCGCCGATGCCGCAGCTGCCCCGGTCCCCGCCGAAGCCAATAAATAA
- a CDS encoding LOG family protein, which yields MTKEKTYRSRFHKAKDDAEFAQQATTTPQTASAAYRLAFQDTDFLLREDLRPVRFQLELLKPELLLDEAGIESTLVIYGSARIPEPVDADALETAATDDKTRNIARRLKAKAKYYDEARALARLASQVPCDDKGCRHFVVCSGGGPSIMEAANRGAADEGRDSIGLNIVLPHEQAPNRYVTPELSFQFHYFALRKMHFLLRARAVAVFPGGFGTFDEMFELLTLIQTGKIKPIPIVLFGKSFWNRVVNFEALVEEGVVSARDLDLFRFVETADEAWTIIQDFYANAPQP from the coding sequence ATGACAAAAGAGAAAACCTATCGTTCGCGGTTCCACAAGGCCAAGGACGACGCCGAATTCGCCCAGCAGGCGACTACCACGCCCCAGACCGCGAGCGCTGCGTATCGGCTTGCGTTCCAGGACACCGACTTTCTGCTCCGCGAGGACCTGCGCCCGGTCCGCTTCCAGCTCGAACTGCTGAAGCCCGAACTGCTGCTCGACGAGGCAGGAATCGAGTCGACACTCGTCATCTATGGCTCGGCGCGAATTCCCGAACCCGTCGATGCCGACGCGCTCGAGACGGCGGCGACCGACGACAAGACTCGCAACATTGCGCGGCGGCTGAAGGCCAAGGCGAAATATTATGATGAAGCTCGGGCCCTTGCCCGCCTCGCAAGCCAGGTGCCGTGCGACGACAAGGGCTGCCGCCACTTCGTCGTCTGTTCGGGGGGCGGGCCGTCGATCATGGAGGCCGCCAATCGCGGCGCCGCCGACGAAGGGCGCGATTCGATCGGTCTCAATATCGTGCTGCCGCACGAACAGGCGCCCAACCGTTATGTGACGCCGGAGCTGAGCTTCCAGTTTCACTATTTCGCGCTCAGGAAGATGCACTTCCTGCTACGCGCGCGCGCGGTCGCGGTGTTCCCGGGCGGGTTCGGCACGTTCGACGAAATGTTCGAGCTGCTGACGTTGATCCAGACCGGCAAGATCAAGCCGATCCCGATCGTGCTGTTCGGCAAATCCTTCTGGAACCGCGTCGTCAATTTCGAGGCACTGGTCGAGGAAGGCGTGGTCAGCGCTCGCGACCTCGACCTCTTCCGCTTCGTGGAAACGGCCGATGAGGCGTGGACGATCATCCAGGATTTCTACGCGAACGCCCCGCAACCTTGA
- a CDS encoding CDP-alcohol phosphatidyltransferase family protein codes for MHDKLPGSAAATVQPPTRIQHNILARHERRILNWLCARLPRWVTPDQLTLLGFAGAVLVAAGYMLSWIDDEWLGLSLAGYIVNWFGDSLDGSLARWRHIERPSYGYFVDHSVDGLAIVLIVGGLGASPYFRLDVALLGAVGYLLLAIHTFLSAKVLGEFRLSYMAGGPTELRLVLMAMTMIMPLVGGAPVFGTEFSAFDLFGLVVASVLVTLFIVQSFATARLLRQRGG; via the coding sequence ATGCACGACAAATTACCCGGTTCCGCGGCGGCGACAGTCCAGCCGCCGACGCGCATTCAACACAATATTCTCGCGCGCCATGAACGGCGCATTCTGAACTGGCTATGCGCGCGCCTTCCCCGCTGGGTGACCCCCGACCAACTGACCCTGCTGGGTTTTGCGGGCGCAGTGCTCGTCGCGGCGGGCTACATGCTGAGCTGGATCGACGACGAATGGCTGGGGCTGTCGCTTGCGGGCTATATCGTGAACTGGTTCGGGGACTCGCTCGACGGCAGCCTTGCGCGATGGCGCCACATCGAGCGCCCCTCTTATGGCTATTTCGTCGATCACAGCGTAGACGGGCTTGCCATTGTGCTGATCGTGGGAGGCCTTGGCGCCAGCCCCTATTTCCGCCTCGACGTCGCGCTACTGGGAGCGGTCGGCTATCTGCTGCTCGCGATCCACACTTTCCTGTCAGCGAAGGTGCTCGGCGAGTTCCGACTTTCCTACATGGCAGGCGGGCCGACCGAACTTCGCCTTGTCCTGATGGCGATGACGATGATCATGCCCTTGGTAGGGGGCGCGCCGGTGTTCGGCACTGAGTTTTCAGCCTTCGACCTGTTCGGGCTCGTCGTCGCCAGCGTCCTTGTGACGCTGTTCATCGTCCAGAGCTTCGCGACCGCCCGCCTGCTCCGCCAGCGCGGGGGTTAG
- a CDS encoding c-type cytochrome translates to MRWAPVVLAAGVLTLAGCGKPEDAPRAETTGADVPAAAIEPTAAMGELVFKRCVACHTIDKGGTNGIGPNLHGVVGRAVAAHPGFSYSGAMKAKGGNWDETALDAYLADPMRNVPGTRMAFAGVKDPADRKALILYLEAQSN, encoded by the coding sequence ATGCGCTGGGCGCCCGTCGTTCTGGCGGCGGGCGTTCTGACGCTCGCTGGTTGCGGAAAACCCGAAGACGCGCCTCGCGCCGAAACCACAGGCGCCGATGTGCCCGCGGCGGCGATCGAACCTACCGCAGCGATGGGCGAGCTGGTCTTCAAGCGCTGCGTTGCCTGCCACACGATCGACAAGGGCGGCACCAATGGTATTGGCCCCAATCTTCACGGCGTCGTCGGCCGCGCCGTCGCGGCGCATCCGGGTTTTTCCTATTCGGGGGCGATGAAGGCGAAAGGCGGAAACTGGGACGAGACCGCGCTCGACGCCTATCTCGCTGACCCAATGAGGAACGTGCCTGGCACCCGCATGGCTTTCGCGGGCGTCAAGGACCCTGCCGACCGCAAGGCGCTTATCCTCTATCTGGAAGCCCAGTCGAACTGA